A window of Oncorhynchus nerka isolate Pitt River linkage group LG4, Oner_Uvic_2.0, whole genome shotgun sequence contains these coding sequences:
- the LOC115128283 gene encoding negative elongation factor E-like isoform X2, which produces MLIKSGAISAIKSENKNSGFKRSRTLEIKLKDPEKVPGPVAFQPFQRSMSTDEELSEAGKRAHRKSLYESFVTPGDRAARDEEEGGGGLSTSRDMERERDRGDREMDRERERDRERDRGSGDRGRDREPRDRSQDGDRERGGDRESRERDGPFRRSDSYPERRGVRKGNTVYVYGTGLVEDNLRSAFSQQGTIIDLSMDSPRNCAFITFEKMESADQAVAELNGSTVGDVTIKVSIARKQPMLEAATGKSVWATLAVQNSAKGSYRDKRNQVVYSEDFL; this is translated from the exons ATGCTTATCAAGTCTGGAGCCATCAGCGCCATCAAGTCAGAGAACAAGAACTCTGGCTTCAAGCGCTCTAGGACGCTAGAGATCAAGCTCAAG GATCCAGAGAAAGTTCCAGGCCCTGTGGCTTTCCAACCATTCCAAAGGAGCATGTCCACTGATGAGGAACTTTCTGAG GCTGGCAAAAGAGCCCACAGAAAATCTTTGTACGAGAG CTTCGTCACTCCAGGTGACCGGGCGGCtcgtgatgaggaggagggaggcggCGGCCTTTCCACCAGCAGAGacatggagcgagagagagacagaggagatcgagagatggacagagagagggagcgcgacagagagagagaccggggcaGCGGCGACCGGGGCAGGGACAGAGAGCCGCGAGACAGGAGCCAGGACGGAGACcgggaaaggggaggagacagagaatcACGTGAGCGAGACGGACCGTTCAGAC gATCAGACTCGTACCCAGAGCGGAGGGGGGTGAGGAAGGGGAACACAGTGTACGTGTATGGAACTGGCCTTGTGGAGGACAACCTGCGTTCAGCCTTCTCCCAACAGGGCACCATCATTGACCTGTCCATGGATTCCCCACGCAA CTGTGCATTTATCACCTTTGAGAAGATGGAGTCTGCAGACCAAGCTGTAGCGGAG TTGAATGGAAGCACGGTGGGAGACGTCACCATCAAAGTCAGCATCGCCAGGAAGCAGCCCATGCTGGAGGCAGCCACCGGCAAATCTGTTTGGGCCACTCTGG CTGTGCAGAACAGTGCCAAAGGTTCCTACAGAGACAAGAGAAACCAGGTTGTGTACAGTGAGGATTTCCTATGA
- the LOC115128283 gene encoding negative elongation factor E-like isoform X1 gives MVVFPSSLTEEEESLQKKYAKLKKKKKALLALKKQQSSTSQTNQSGLKRTLSDQPVLDTATATEQAKMLIKSGAISAIKSENKNSGFKRSRTLEIKLKDPEKVPGPVAFQPFQRSMSTDEELSEAGKRAHRKSLYESFVTPGDRAARDEEEGGGGLSTSRDMERERDRGDREMDRERERDRERDRGSGDRGRDREPRDRSQDGDRERGGDRESRERDGPFRRSDSYPERRGVRKGNTVYVYGTGLVEDNLRSAFSQQGTIIDLSMDSPRNCAFITFEKMESADQAVAELNGSTVGDVTIKVSIARKQPMLEAATGKSVWATLAVQNSAKGSYRDKRNQVVYSEDFL, from the exons ATGGTGGTGTTCCCAAGCTctttgacagaggaagaggaatctCTGCAGAAGAAATATGCCAAACTCAAGAAAAAG AAAAAGGCACTGCTGGCTTTGAAGAAGCAGCAGAGTTCAACCAGCCAGACCAATCAGAGTGGATTGAAGCGAA ctTTGTCAGACCAGCCGGTGCTAGATACAGCAACAGCTACAGAGCAGGCAAAGATGCTTATCAAGTCTGGAGCCATCAGCGCCATCAAGTCAGAGAACAAGAACTCTGGCTTCAAGCGCTCTAGGACGCTAGAGATCAAGCTCAAG GATCCAGAGAAAGTTCCAGGCCCTGTGGCTTTCCAACCATTCCAAAGGAGCATGTCCACTGATGAGGAACTTTCTGAG GCTGGCAAAAGAGCCCACAGAAAATCTTTGTACGAGAG CTTCGTCACTCCAGGTGACCGGGCGGCtcgtgatgaggaggagggaggcggCGGCCTTTCCACCAGCAGAGacatggagcgagagagagacagaggagatcgagagatggacagagagagggagcgcgacagagagagagaccggggcaGCGGCGACCGGGGCAGGGACAGAGAGCCGCGAGACAGGAGCCAGGACGGAGACcgggaaaggggaggagacagagaatcACGTGAGCGAGACGGACCGTTCAGAC gATCAGACTCGTACCCAGAGCGGAGGGGGGTGAGGAAGGGGAACACAGTGTACGTGTATGGAACTGGCCTTGTGGAGGACAACCTGCGTTCAGCCTTCTCCCAACAGGGCACCATCATTGACCTGTCCATGGATTCCCCACGCAA CTGTGCATTTATCACCTTTGAGAAGATGGAGTCTGCAGACCAAGCTGTAGCGGAG TTGAATGGAAGCACGGTGGGAGACGTCACCATCAAAGTCAGCATCGCCAGGAAGCAGCCCATGCTGGAGGCAGCCACCGGCAAATCTGTTTGGGCCACTCTGG CTGTGCAGAACAGTGCCAAAGGTTCCTACAGAGACAAGAGAAACCAGGTTGTGTACAGTGAGGATTTCCTATGA